The Triticum dicoccoides isolate Atlit2015 ecotype Zavitan unplaced genomic scaffold, WEW_v2.0 scaffold178815, whole genome shotgun sequence genomic sequence ATAAGCTTCCTCTTTTGATAAAAGTTTCATGCCAAAATTTGTTATCCTTTCATCGATGCCATTTGATTCAATTTCTTGCACATCATATATCAAATAGGATTCAATCTAGTTAATACGTAGATGTGTCTATCACATCTGCATTGCGGGTTGGGAAGTTTTTCGCAAGGccggttcaaaaaaatgaaatagaaGAATTAGTATGTCACAAGTTTTCAGAGGAATTGCAATCATTTTGACTTTGAATGTTTATACAGTTTTGGCTGCTTGGCATTTTTCTATGGCTGTGGAGGGAATGAGGCAGAAAAATCAGCCAATGGCAAAATTACTTTTGCCAATATTCATTTAATGAAGTGCACATGATAATTATATCTTGTGCGATTTACTTTAAGTTATGATTAACTTTAGTGATAGGATGACCTATATATGTTAAGTTGATGCTGGTTTTTGTTGTGTACGATTCTTCCAAACAATGTTGCAAACACTCTATCTTAAAAGGTAACCATCGAAAGAGTTCTTAAATGCAACAATGATTAAGATTTTTCTCAAATGTGGCTTTTGACTTGGTAGCAGCTGCACAGTATGAGGTTTTCCTTTTAATCTTGTTTTCTTTTCCGTTATATGCATTTTATGAGTTCAGAATTTCACATATGTTGCTGCTAATCATATTGCCCATTAGTCTATGAACTCAAGAGGGGAAATGAGGTATGGGTTTGTCCACACTCCCCACATTTGTTTGGTATAGTTTGTCAACCAAATTCCATAAATCATAAGTGTGTCCTGCAGTCATATTTGTCTCGCATTGCAGGATGTGAAGTCTTCCACAATTGGTTCAAAATGAAGAATTAAGAATTTGGATGTAATTCATTGTGAATGATGGAACTGATTTCCTAGTTTTTGTGCATGAGATTCATCATCAGCAGCTTGGTTCCCCAGATCAATCCTGAAAGAAGCCACCGAGGCATGGGAGATTCCTTCACTGATGAATTGGGGAGATTTGTCTATGCTCTGCTTTGGTTAAGCCACTATTGATTGCCCTGTCTCCCATATACTTTTGCATTAGTGGTGGGTCTAGATTTTGGCACATGTTGTGCATTTTTGGATATGATGAAATATTTCCTCCATTTTTGATTTTTTGCTTTAGTGTTTTTAGAATTTATGGAAGGGAATCGACATACACCTATATTCTTATTTTACACAAAAGCACGAGAGGGGTGCAGGGGCACCACCATGCGATGGATGCCACGTGCACTGGTGGCACCAATGATCGCAAGCCTAGACGTAGGCAATCCATGTCCACTCCATATGCCTTGTGTGTGAGTACCAAGGGTGTGAGACCAATCAGAGGGGAGGGGGTGTACAAAATCCGAACCAAAAATTTAGCTAACCACCGCACGTGTTTCTCCCGTCATTGATCATAAAATCCTCCGTATAATCTCAGTTGATGCGCCAGCGGTGCATGATTAATGTCATGATCCTCCACACCCACGTGCCGTCACACATGGTTGTTTGTTCGTATCGTATCGCCAGATATGAGTTGATTCGAATCGGATTGAAGAAATCAAAGGGGGACCAAACCACCTAAGACTCAAGATGTACATACCCTTTATAAGCACCTCACCCCGTCGATTTCCACGCATCAGAACGTAACTACACAGACACCACGCAAAAGTGCACACATACAGTGAGGCAGGTACACAACGGAAGCCATGTCGCCGCCCGGCAGCGGCCGTGAGAAGGTGGACTCGAAGGCGGCGGTGAAGCCCCAAATGTTGACAATCAAGGTGGCGGGCCAGGAGAAGGTGGTCCACCACACCATGAGGATGACCGACAAGCTCAAGGTCCTCATGGACGTGTGGTACCACAAGGTG encodes the following:
- the LOC119344667 gene encoding small ubiquitin-related modifier 1-like; this encodes MSPPGSGREKVDSKAAVKPQMLTIKVAGQEKVVHHTMRMTDKLKVLMDVWYHKVPNVTYGTGVFLYDGLRVRRNMTPVGLEMEDGDMLDFFEHMDGGAGPFIVGSM